Below is a genomic region from Miscanthus floridulus cultivar M001 chromosome 1, ASM1932011v1, whole genome shotgun sequence.
gtatgtacgcgccctgacttggcatttgttaccgggttttacttggcagattccagagcaattctggaatagaacactgaaattagtaaagaaagtcttgcattatttgcaaggaacgaaaggcctcatgatgacatatagaagatctgattcacttcacatggtgggatattcagattctgattatgcgagagtgaatgcatatccagacgtggattttttatcatctcgcaaaggggggctatttcatggaaaagctcaatgcGAACCGTCagtacatcgtccacaatgtatgacagtttgtagcgtgttatgaggcaacgggcaggtgaactgactaaagaagtttatacccgggttgaaggtggttgacgacatctatagaccactaaagttatactgcgattataatctggcagtaaaggatgctcacaacataagtcaagtggtgctaccaaacacattgacatagagtattatgttgtgaaagataaagtccgagatcaagtcataagtcttgagcatataagtacagaaaggatgctcgcggatctgcttacaaaatgcttaccacccaacatgttcagagaacatggtgttcagagaacatgtagctagcttgggtttaaggaaaagcctaaaatattcctgaacaaaagaaggcccaaagataagtatctatttcagaacagagtagtgagttgtagctgttaagtctatcggcaatagaccgtgacgatgagacatgctctatgagctaatttgtaatggaatgaacaaaagtaaatgatatgaaagtgaaagatggaatgagatcaagggagagaatgttagttgatctccactaataggcccaacggcctattgggcccttgtctctgctccctgatcgggggagcccaaccctaactggttggtgggtccctgtcgcacagcacatacaaatagagaaggtggggatcggggctcgtttcacgaggttgaccggagccggtACACCCACTACAGAGAAACCTTAATCCAATCAAAGGTCGtgttgccagcgacgggatgtgccccaccaCCGCCGTTGCCCCTGCAGGATCACTACCGTACCACTACGGGTCACCACAGCGCCACTGGATCTACACCGGGCCACTGGTGATCGTCTCCGCGGCGCTGGACGCCTTCTACACCGACGACATCGGCGTCAACACTGCTGATGCGCTACAACAGAGAAAGGCGAGGAGCTTACCCGATCATACAGTCACAGAGGTACACACATCGATCCTAACACATACCAGACAGTCGGTTTCTCGACAGAGAGCACTCCAAGATTCACAAAGTTACCAACCTCTGACGGAAGAGGTCCCTCCAGCAAGTTATCAGATAAATCCAGATACAGTGACAGTGATGGTAGGTTCATAACCTCTCTTGGGATCAACCCACTAAGGTTGTTGCTAGATAGATCTAGTACTGACAGTTTCTCCAGATTCCCCATGCTTGCTGGAATCGGTCCCTCCAGGCTGTTGGCTTTGACAATGAGTTGAACTAGACCAGTGAGGTTTCCGATGGATGACGGGATGCTTCCTGACAAGTTGTTGTAGCTCAGAAACAGCTTGTTCGGTTGTGTGAGCCTGCCTATGCTTACTGGAATGGCCCCAGTGAGCAAGTTCTCTCCAAGCATAAGCTGCTGAAGGCCTACCAGATTTCCAATGTCAGTTGGGATGGCGCCAGATATACTGTTGGAGAAAATCAGTAGCTCCTGGAGAGTCGTGGACAAATTAGCCAATGAATTTGGTAGCTCCCCTGCAAACCTACTATTCCATCCCAATTCTAGTACTTGCAGCATGCTACAATTTGTCAGCGAAGTAAGGAATGCCCATTCTTGCTCACTGTATGCCTGGAACATGTTGTTGTCCAGGTTGAACCATTCAAGTTGCTGCAGTCTGCTCAGCGCAGAAGGGACGACTCCACTGAACACGTTGACGGACACGTCAAAAACTTGGAGATTGGAGAGATTAGTGAGAGATGCGGGGACGGCTCCCGTGAACCGGTTACCTCCGAGCGCGAAGAACTGCATGCTGCCAAGGGTTGTTCCGAAATCTTGTGGGAGACGACCGTGCAGCTCGTTCTCCGCCATGGAAAGTAGCTTGAGCGATGACAGGTTGTACAGGGAAGGAGGAAACGTTCCCGAGAGGTTGTTCATGGAGAGCTGAAGGCTCCTGAGGTGTGGGTTGCCCCCGATGCTTTGGGGGATCGGCCCCTCTATGTGGTTGATCGCCACCAGGGACAGGTCCTCCAGCCGGGAGAGGTTCCCGAGCGACGCAGGGATGGTTCCGGTGATGCTGTTGTTGGCAAGACGGAGAACTCTGAGCATCGTCAGCATGTCGCCGATCTCGGCAGGTATTCTCCCCTGCAGCCCCCTGTTGCCACTGACGTCCATGACCTCGAGGCGGGCGCAGCGGCTGATGTTGCCCGGGATCTCGCCCGCAAGCGAGTTGTCCGCCAGGTCAAGGTACCGGAGGCGGCGGAGGGAGCCGATGGTCGGCGGGATGTCGCCGCGCAGGGCGTTGAGGCTCAGGTTGAGCGACCGGAGGAAGCTGAGGTTGCCGATGGCGGGGGAGATAGTGCCGGCGAGCCCCCGGGAGTGCAGGTCCAGAGCGACCACCCTCCGCGGGTGTCTCTGGCCGCCGCACGTCACGCCCTCCCAGCTGCAGTAGCTGCCGTTCCGGGACCAGGAGGCGAGCGAGGCTCCGGACGCCGCCTTTGCCTTGAAATCTAGGAGCGCGCTCTCGTCGCTTTCGTGGCCTGTCGACGGCGGCGCGGCTGCAGTGGCAACTGCACGCCTACCCGCCATGGCGGAGAgaagcagcggcagcagcagcatttGAGCTTTCCTCGCATGGAGCTGCAGCATGGCTGACTggcgctggctggctggctggttctTCCCTCTGCTTGACCCATCCTATTCCTAGGACGCCCGACGCGCTGTATGTCTGTCTTACTGTTGACTCCTTATCTCTTACTACTAAAAAGAATAAGGTATGGATATTTTTTTatgcaatatttattttgattcatCTGTCTACCCACGTCTGTGATCCCACGACATTTTCTTGATTGAATATTACCTGTCATATGATAGAGGAATCATGGTaaaatagaaagtagaaaattattgtgctatccatatacacattgcatatttgcatgcaccagcatacattgcaacg
It encodes:
- the LOC136454180 gene encoding receptor kinase-like protein Xa21 produces the protein MLQLHARKAQMLLLPLLLSAMAGRRAVATAAAPPSTGHESDESALLDFKAKAASGASLASWSRNGSYCSWEGVTCGGQRHPRRVVALDLHSRGLAGTISPAIGNLSFLRSLNLSLNALRGDIPPTIGSLRRLRYLDLADNSLAGEIPGNISRCARLEVMDVSGNRGLQGRIPAEIGDMLTMLRVLRLANNSITGTIPASLGNLSRLEDLSLVAINHIEGPIPQSIGGNPHLRSLQLSMNNLSGTFPPSLYNLSSLKLLSMAENELHGRLPQDFGTTLGSMQFFALGGNRFTGAVPASLTNLSNLQVFDVSVNVFSGVVPSALSRLQQLEWFNLDNNMFQAYSEQEWAFLTSLTNCSMLQVLELGWNSRFAGELPNSLANLSTTLQELLIFSNSISGAIPTDIGNLVGLQQLMLGENLLTGAIPVSIGRLTQPNKLFLSYNNLSGSIPSSIGNLTGLVQLIVKANSLEGPIPASMGNLEKLSVLDLSSNNLSGLIPREVMNLPSLSLYLDLSDNLLEGPLPSEVGNFVNLGVLSVEKPTLSNMIPDTISNCVVLEILLMDGNLLQGNIPPVFGDMKGLTLLNLTSNKLNGSIPGDLGDITNLQQLYLANNNLSGQIPQLLGNQTSLVRLDLSFNNLQGEVPQDGVFKNLTVLSIVGNDRLCGGIPQLHLPKCPNSAARNNKKTTSTSLRIALPTVGAILVLLSVLSLAAFLYRRSMAMAATQLEEKLPPRFTDIELPMVSYDEILKGTDGFSETNLLGQGRYGSVYSCTLKNGRVPVAVKVFNLQQSGSYKSFQAECEALQRVRHRCLVKIITCCSSIDHQGKDFRALVFELMPNGNLDSWIHSDMESQSRNAALTLEQRLGIAVDITDALDYLHNGCHPMIIHCDLKPSNILLTQDMRARVGDFGIARILNEAARETRVNSNSTIGVRGSIGYVAPEYGEGLGVSTHGDVYSLGIVLIEMFTGKRPTDDMFRDGLNLHYFAEAALPGQVMEIADSRIWLYDQAKNSNGTGDISRTRECLAAIIQLGVLCSKQSPKDRLSISDAAVEVHNIRDTYLSNMGMKSVTSYVRT